One genomic region from Pempheris klunzingeri isolate RE-2024b chromosome 4, fPemKlu1.hap1, whole genome shotgun sequence encodes:
- the trim59 gene encoding tripartite motif-containing protein 59, producing the protein MDNLEEDLTCSVCYSLFSDPRVLPCSHTFCKTCLDNLLQVSTNYSIWRPLRLPLKCPNCRSVMELPPAGVDALPTNVSLRAIIEKYQKDSEPRPPSCQEHQRQPLNMYCIQDRQLICGLCLTVGQHQGHPIDDLQAAFIREKQTPSQLLARLSERRWAQVCELGEQLEQERARCEGVVRQDRQDVSQYFQKLEVAVAKKRHAYMEALDKAGAEVARAYDPLIHRVKELQEEQLDLVSLGSSVEEEDSPLVFLEKVHLFRERVEEFIKTPLPSVVNLSVTPRAAEYLQHHWPAVTIGSLEEAPVPKVCCCARCGSVETEVERARPEGWAQDLWCELQPTPFVVLLGLLLLLAALWANPVGGASLGFSLLSQFSQLVHGVSSELVTSIWDTAGSAYTATEAAAERWGSQLSSVGEKAFQQLAALFKTLTSH; encoded by the exons ATGGACAACCTAGAGGAGGACCTGACGTGCTCCGTGTGCTACTCTCTGTTCTCCGACCCTCGAGTCCTGCCGTGTTCACACACCTTCTGTAAGACCTGCCTGGACAACTTGCTCCAGGTGTCGACCAACTACTCCATCTGGCGTCCGCTCCGCCTGCCGCTAAAATGCCCCAACTGTCGCAGCGTGATGGAGCTGCCCCCTGCGGGCGTAGACGCTCTGCCCACCAACGTATCTCTGCGGGCCATCATCGAGAAA TACCAGAAGGACAGCGAGCCACGACCCCCTTCCTGCCAGGAGCACCAGAGGCAGCCGCTGAACATGTACTGCATCCAGGATCGGCAGCTGATCTGTGGGCTGTGTCTGACTGTCGGGCAGCACCAGGGCCATCCCATAGACGACCTGCAGGCGGCATTcatcagagagaaacagacgcCATCGCAGCTGCTGGCCAGACTGTCTGAGCGCAGATGGGCACAG GTGTGTGAACTGggggagcagctggagcaggagagggcCCGCTGCGAGGGTGTGGTGAGGCAGGACAGACAGGACGTCAGCCAGTATTTTCAGAAGCTGGAGGTGGCGGTGGCCAAGAAGAGACACGCCTACATGGAGGCCCTGGATAAAGCCGGTGCGGAGGTGGCACGGGCCTACGACCCCCTCATCCACAGAGTGAAGGAGCTACAG GAAGAGCAGTTGGACCTGGTGTCCTTGGGCTCATcagtagaggaggaggactcGCCGCTGGTCTTCCTGGAGAAGGTGCATTTGTTcagagagagggtggaggagttCATTAAAACCCCTCTGCCCTCAGTGGTAAACCTGTCCGTCACCCCGCGGGCGGCAGAGTACCTCCAGCATCACTGGCCCGCTGTGACCATCGGGAGCCTGGAGGAAGCGCCCGTCCCCAAGGTGTGCTGCTGCGCCAGGTGCGGCAGCGTGGAGACGGAAGTCGAGAGGGCTCGGCCCGAGGGCTGGGCGCAGGACCTGTGGTGCGAGCTGCAGCCCACGCCCTTCGTGGTGCTGCTGgggctgctgctcctgctggcAGCGCTGTGGGCGAACCCGGTCGGAGGGGCGTCGCTCggtttctctctgctctctcagtTCAGCCAGCTTGTCCACGGCGTGAGCAGCGAACTGGTCACATCTATCTGGGACACAGCGGGGTCGGCGTACACAGCAACGGAGGCTGCCGCCGAAAGATGGGGCTCTCAGCTCTCCTCGGTGGGTGAAAAGGCCTTCCAGCAGCTGGCTGCCTTATTTAAAACTCTGACGTCTCACTGA